Proteins from a genomic interval of Medicago truncatula cultivar Jemalong A17 chromosome 3, MtrunA17r5.0-ANR, whole genome shotgun sequence:
- the LOC11443039 gene encoding probable E3 ubiquitin-protein ligase XERICO, translated as MGLSSLPAQSEGVLCIILVNTAMSISIFKGIIRTILHIVGIIASPSSSPSQDYIPQNIPESYEIHLSPSDDFVEEFRSRTPTLRFDSVCNSCKEPEHDCSVCLTQFEPESEINYCISCGHVFHKVCLEKWLDYWNITCPLCRSPLIPEDDASCLW; from the coding sequence ATGGGCCTATCAAGTCTTCCAGCACAATCTGAAGGAGTGTTATGCATCATTCTAGTAAACACTGCCATGTCAATATCCATATTCAAAGGCATTATAAGGACTATCCTGCACATTGTTGGTATCATTGCTTCACCATCTTCCTCTCCTTCCCAAGACTACATTCCTCAAAACATACCTGAGTCATATGAAATCCATCTAAGTCCTTCAGATGATTTCGTTGAAGAGTTCAGAAGCAGAACACCAACACTTAGGTTTGATAGTGTGTGTAATAGCTGCAAAGAACCTGAACATGATTGCTCAGTGTGTCTCACTCAATTTGAACCTGAATCAGAGATAAACTATTGCATATCATGTGGCCATGTTTTTCATAAAGTGTGTTTGGAGAAGTGGTTGGATTATTGGAACATTACATGTCCACTTTGTAGGAGTCCTTTAATTCCTGAAGATGATGCATCTTGCTTATGGTAA